One stretch of Paramormyrops kingsleyae isolate MSU_618 chromosome 4, PKINGS_0.4, whole genome shotgun sequence DNA includes these proteins:
- the LOC111842472 gene encoding protein NLRC3-like isoform X2 gives MAGDPSLVACAPSGVVGEEREKQSESFICQVRRRMSNFFMMFRSGSQAGSELDDTPEQREFMQCQDGIKSNMKKKFECVFEGKAKEGQPTLLKEIYTELYITEGGTGGVNDEHEVRQIETAAKKRRTEDNTVKCNDIFKPLYGHETPIRTVLTKGVAGIGKTVSVQKFFLDWAERKANQDIYFIFALPFRDLNLIKDEYSLIELLHRFVPELQSFQSTELFRYKVLFIFDGLDECRLPLDFQNNESWFDVTKKMSLDVLLTNLIKGNLLPSALLWITSRPAAANQIPPKCVHRVTEIRGFNDAQKEEYFRRRFSNKSLASKIITHVKSSRSLFIMCHIPVFCWISATVLESLFSETDSGEIPRTLTEMYTHFLIFQTGFKNDKYMKNYEIKLNKHSKEFLLKLGKLAFDNLEKGNLIFYEQDLTENDIDVSEASVYSGVCTEVFKEEYGLYQEKVYCFVHLSIQEYLAALYVFLSNSSADLLTTAVDEALESKNGHLDLYLRFLLGLSTDSSKTLLKRLLGQTRTSSHNIEETAQYIKEKIQDYLSPERTINLFHCLNEMGDNSLVEEVQRHLNSGRLSAEDLSPAQYSALAFVMLMSNEELDVFDLKKFIRSDKEHWRLLPVVKTSKTALLNSCELTEKCCEALVSALRSNSSPLRELDLSDNDLQDSGVKLLSAGLWDSQCKLRILRLSGCRVTEEGCSSLASALRSNPSHLRELDLSYNHPGDLGLKLLSAALENPRCKMEKLKVNWCELTEKCCEALATALRSNSSPLRELDLSDNDLQDSGVKLLSAGLGDSQCKLEVLRLSGCRVTEEGCSSLASALRSNPSYLRELDLSYNHPGDTVVRLLSAVLENPSFKLEKLNLDHGGECRTRPGLQKYSCQLTLDPNTANRDLSLSEGNRKVTWEEEEQPYPDHPERFDCRLQVLCRESLTGRCYWEAEWDGGGAGIGVTYKGIKRKGNSADCRLGDNDKSWSLSCSNSYSVWHNKKQTVLPIEASGSRTVGVYLDWGAGALSFYRVSSDGLTPLYRFTSSFTEPLCPGFWVYYKNSPVSLCMLG, from the exons ATGGCTGGAGATCCCTCGCTGGTGGCCTGTGCCCCCAGTGGGGTAGTAggtgaagagagagagaagc aatcagaatcttttATTTGCCAAGTAAGGAGGAGAATGAGTAATTTCTTTATGATGTTTCGTTCTGGTTCCCAAGCAGGAAGTGAGCTGGATGACACACCGGAGCAGA GGGAATTTATGCAGTGTCAGGACGGAATAAAAAGTAACatgaagaagaaatttgagtgtgtatttgaagggaaagctaaggaaggacagccaacacttctcaaggagatttacacagaactctacataactgaaggtggaactggaggagtcaatgatgaacatgaagtgagacagattgaaacagcagccaaaaaaaggcgaacagaagataatacagtcaagtgcaatgatatatttaaacccttataTGGGCAtgagacacctatcagaactgtactcactaaaggggtggcaggtatcgggaaaacagtctctgtgcagaaattttTTCTCGACTGGGCAGAAAGAAAAGCAAATCAGGATATttacttcatatttgctcttcctttccgggatctgaatttgattaaggatgaatacagtctgattgaactgcttcaccGCTTTGTCCCAGAACTGCAATCATTTcaatccactgagctgtttaggtacaaagtcttgttcatctttgacGGTCTGGACGAGTGTCGCCTTCCTCtcgattttcagaacaatgagagctggtttgatgtaacaaagaaaatgtcactagatgtgctgttgactaacctcattaaggggaatctgcttccatccgctctcctctggataacctcccggccagcagcagccaatcagatacctcctaaGTGTGTCCACcgggtgacagagatacgagggttcaatgatgcccagaaggaggagtatttcagaagGAGATTTAGTAATAAGAGCCTTGCCAGCaagattatcacacatgtgaaatcatcaaggagcctcttcatcatgtgccacatacctgtgttctgctggatttcagccactgttcttGAGAGTCTttttagtgagactgacagtggagaaattccaaggactctgactgaaatgtacacacacttcctgatctttcagacaggatttaaaaatgacaagtatatgaaaaactatGAAATCAAGCTTAATAAACACAGCAAAgaattccttttaaaacttgggaaactggcttttgacaaccttgagaaaggcaatctcatattttatgagcaagatctgacagagaatgacattgatgtcagtgaagcttcagtttactctggagtgtgcacagaagtctttaaggaggaatatgggttgtaccaggagaaggtgtactgctttgtgcatctgagcatccaggagtatcttgctgctttatatgtgtttctgtcaaactcatcagctgatcTGCTGACGACTGCAGTGGATGAGGCATTggagagcaagaatggacacttggacctctacctccgcttcctccttggcctctcaacagactccagtaagactctGTTAAAAAGGCTACTGGGACAGACAAGAACCAGCTCACATAACATTGAGGAAACAGCCCAAtacatcaaggagaaaatacaggaTTATTTATccccagaaaggaccatcaacctattccactgtttgaatgaaatgggtgacaattctctagtagAGGAAGTCCAGAGACACCTGAATTCAGGACGTCTTTCAGCAGAAGATCTCTCACCTGCTCAGtactcagctctggcctttgtgatgctgatgtcaaatgaggagctggatgtttttgatctgaagaaattcatCAGATCAGATAAAGAGCAttggaggctgctgcctgtggtgaAGACATCCAagacagctct gctgaacagctgtgaactcacagagaaatgctgtgaggcgctggtttcagctctcagatcaaactcctcacccctgagagagctggacctgagtgacaatgacctgcaggattccggagtgaagctgctctctgctggactgtgGGATTCACAATGTAAACTGAgaatactgag gctgtcaggctgtagagtcacagaagaaggctgttcttccctggcttcagctctgaggtcaaacccctcacacctgagagagctggatctgagctacaatcacccaggagacttaggattgaagctgctctctgccgCACTGGAGAATCCCAGGTGTAAGATGGAGAAGTTGAA GGTGAACTGGTGTgaactcacagagaaatgctgtgaggcgCTGGCtacagctctcagatcaaactcctcacctctaagagagctggacctgagtgacaatgacctgcaggattcaggagtgaagctgctctctgctgggctgggggattcacagtgtaaactggaggtactgag gctgtcaggctgtagagtcacagaagaaggctgttcttccctggcttcagctctgaggtcaaatcCCTCatacctgagagagctggatctcagctacaatcacccaggagacacAGTAGTGAGGCTGCTGTCTGCTGTGTTGGAGAATCCTAGCTTTAAgttggagaagctgaa TTTGGACCAcggtggagagtgcaggaccagaccaggcttacagaaat actcctgccaactgacactggaccccaacacagcaaacagagacctgtctctgtcagaagggaacaggaaggtgacatgggaggaagaggagcaaccatatcctgatcatccagagagatttgactgccgcctccaagttctgtgcagagagagtctgactggccgctgttactgggaggctgagtgggatggaGGTGGAGCCgggataggagtgacttataaaggaatcaagaGGAAAGGAAACAGTGCTGACTGTCGGCTTGGagacaatgacaagtcatggagtctgagCTGCAGtaacagttactctgtctggcacaataaGAAGCAGACTGTCTTACCCATAGAGGCCTCAGGTTCCCGCac